The following proteins come from a genomic window of Nicotiana tomentosiformis chromosome 12, ASM39032v3, whole genome shotgun sequence:
- the LOC138902386 gene encoding uncharacterized protein, with product MIIAPASTPVVGRPRGGGEVGRGRPRGGGHLGGAPARFYAFPATPDAVASDALITSIIFVCGKDTSVLFDPRSTYSYASSLLPHFFGVPRESLGTLVYVSTLVDDSVVVDRVYQSCIMTFCGYETSADLLLLDITIFEVILGMDLLSPYHAILDCHAKTNTLTMPELLTLEWKGSCVSASRWVISFLKARHMVEKGCLAYLAYVWDTTTETSAIDSVPVVQEFYECVSF from the coding sequence atgattatagcaccagcTTCCACACCCGTCGTCGGTCGGCCTAGAGGTGGAGGggaggtgggtaggggccgtcctagaggtggaggccatctaGGTGGCGCTCCTGCCagattctatgcctttccagccacaccagatgcagtagcctcagatgcattgatcacaagtattatttttgtctgcGGTAAGGAtacttcggtactatttgatccaaggtctacatattcatatgctTCATCTCTGCTTCCTCATTTCTTTGGTGTTCCtcgcgagtccttgggtactcttgtttatgtgtccactttaGTGGACGATTCTGTTGTGGTGGATCGGGTTTATCAGTCCTGTATCATgactttttgtggttatgagactagtgcggatcttctgttgcttgatatcaccatctttgaggtcatcctgggcatggatttgTTGTCCccatatcacgctatccttgattgccatgccaagactaatACCTTAACAATGCCAGAGCTTCTTacattggagtggaagggttcatgtGTCAGTGCATCTAGATGGGTTATATCTtttttgaaggctcgacacatggtcgagaagggttgtttggcttatctagcttacgtttgggatactactacagagacttcGGCGATTGATTCAGTTCCCGTGGTCCAGGAGTTCTAtgaatgtgtttccttctga